A window from Chrysemys picta bellii isolate R12L10 chromosome 2, ASM1138683v2, whole genome shotgun sequence encodes these proteins:
- the TMEM200C gene encoding transmembrane protein 200C has product MIATGGLLRISARKQDPLRPQSQPPKRKRKARKKRKNDVVVVKGKLKLCSVSGLIALCGILVLLVGIALAVVGYWPKPSPVYREGSFGGSKHLPAQGGATKNRSSRGQPEAQGGSHPDTPRANSSSSSSSSRGSPRAAPAPSSVGFLFQLFSGYLHSDKLKVLGPLIMGIGIFLFICANAVLHENRDRKTKIINLRDLYSTVIDAHSLRAKEGGGPAAAPLNGFVSYVQQARGLGGGGSGGEALGAAARLAQSSWPPALGAPAPRCSSFSASPPSLAEAVYSIYRERAALAGRPLGTATPPCSPAPGWGRRSTASSLVGSSLSAFTLLPLGQAEGTGEESCGWRRPPGEPGARGSPRGEFELSLSELGSGSPLGPGEGRRHTRVLRRQSTSCLPDSRRPLSLGSPQTRASSKELDSTSLLAKAASSTYSRSLDLGGSPPFTPPGVRRGSQSDPSSSNKGYTHLEEAGTSLESIANTPASKTQDCEEDPKGEIGPLEGASKEQTVQQPQQIQRQYTNKEKLFMISRSHATAGLEDGELESTGV; this is encoded by the coding sequence ATGATCGCCACTGGAGGCCTCCTGAGGATCTCGGCCAGGAAACAGGACCCCCTGCGACCCCAAAGCCAGCCTCCCAAACGCAAACGCAAAGCCAGAAAGAAGCGCAAGAACGACGTGGTGGTGGTGAAGGGCAAGCTGAAGCTGTGCTCCGTCTCGGGGCTCATCGCCCTCTGCGGCATCCTGGTGCTGCTTGTGGGCATCGCCTTGGCCGTGGTGGGCTATTGGCCCAAACCCAGCCCCGTCTACCGGGAGGGCAGCTTCGGGGGGAGCAAACACCTGCCCGCGCAGGGCGGCGCCACCAAAAACCGCTCCAGCCGGGGCCAGCCGGAGGCGCAAGGGGGATCCCACCCGGACACCCCTAGagccaactcctcctcctccagcagcagcagccgggggtcCCCCCGCGCCGCGCCGGCCCCTTCCTCGGTGGGTTTCCTCTTCCAGCTCTTCTCGGGCTACCTGCACTCGGACAAGCTCAAGGTGCTGGGCCCCCTCATCATGGGCATCGGCATCTTCCTCTTCATCTGCGCCAACGCGGTGCTGCACGAGAACCGCGACCGCAAGACCAAGATCATCAACCTGCGGGACCTCTACTCCACCGTCATCGACGCGCACAGCCTGCGGGCCAAGGAGGGCGGGGGCCCGGCCGCCGCCCCGCTCAATGGCTTCGTCAGTTACGTGCAGCAGGCCCGGGGGCtgggcggcggcggcagcggggGGGAAGCCTTGGGCGCCGCGGCCAGGCTGGCCCAGAGCTCCTGGCCCCCGGCCCTGGGCGCCCCCGCGCCCCGCTGTTCCTCCTTCTCCGCCTCCCCGCCCAGCCTGGCCGAGGCCGTCTACAGCATCTACCGGGAGCGAGCCGCCCTGGCCGGCCGCCCGCTGGGCACCgccacccctccctgcagccccgcgcccggctggGGCCGGCGCAGCACCGCCAGCTCCCTGGTGGGCTCCTCGCTCAGCGCCTtcaccctgctgcccctgggcCAGGCCGAGGGCACGGGCGAGGAGAGCTGCGGCTGGCGGCGGCCGCCGGGCGAGCCCGGGGCCAGGGGAAGCCCTCGGGGCGAGTTCGAGCTGAGCCTGAGCGAGCTCGGCAGCGGCAGCCCCctagggccaggggaggggcgcaGGCACACGCGGGTACTGAGGCGCCAGAGCACAAGCTGCCTGCCCGACTCCAGGcggcccctctcccttggctccCCTCAGACTCGGGCTAGCAGCAAGGAGCTGGACTCCACCAGCCTTTTAGCCAAGGCTGCTTCTTCCACCTACTCCAGATCTCTGGATCTGGGCGGCTCGCCTCCCTTCACTCCGCCTGGGGTCAGGAGAGGTTCCCAGTCTGACCCATCCAGCAGCAATAAGGGCTACACGCACCTGGAGGAGGCAGGCACCTCCTTGGAGTCTATTGCCAACACCCCCGCCAGTAAAACCCAGGACTGTGAGGAGGACCCAAAAGGGGAGATCGGCCCCCTAGAGGGAGCCAGTAAAGAACAAACAGTGCAGCAACCTCAGCAAATTCAGAGACAATATACAAATAAAGAGAAGCTCTTCATGATTTCCAGGTCGCACGCCACGGCAGGGCTGGAGGATGGGGAACTGGAAAGCACGGGCGTTTGA